Proteins from a genomic interval of Pantoea deleyi:
- a CDS encoding GPO family capsid scaffolding protein codes for MAAIKSKRFRIAVEGATTDGRVISRDWISQMAKNYSPEMYGARINMEHIRGYAADSTFRRFGDVTAVEAEEIGDGQLKGKLALFGWIDPTPELVELTKARQKIYTSIEVNPEFADTGEAYLVGLAVTDDPASLGTEILSFSATAKVNPLASRKLDKGNLFTAAEETVIEFEEAAEPSPSLLARISAMFSAKKKTDGEQFADVSAAVTAVAEQVQLNAESQAQELSALEQSVSARLEAIEQQAGEDRAAFAALQGQLSQTDGSFNRRPAATGSDPKSGAQTDC; via the coding sequence ATGGCAGCAATCAAATCAAAGCGTTTTCGTATCGCAGTTGAAGGCGCAACCACCGACGGCCGTGTCATTTCCCGCGACTGGATTTCGCAGATGGCGAAAAACTACAGCCCGGAAATGTACGGCGCCCGCATCAACATGGAGCATATCCGGGGCTATGCCGCTGACAGCACTTTCCGCCGCTTTGGTGACGTGACCGCCGTCGAGGCTGAAGAAATCGGCGACGGGCAGCTCAAGGGCAAGCTGGCGCTGTTCGGCTGGATTGATCCGACGCCTGAGCTGGTCGAACTGACCAAAGCGCGCCAGAAAATCTACACCTCCATTGAAGTTAACCCGGAGTTCGCCGACACGGGCGAGGCGTATCTGGTCGGCCTGGCCGTCACCGACGACCCGGCAAGCCTCGGCACCGAGATTCTGAGCTTCAGCGCCACGGCAAAAGTTAATCCGCTGGCGTCCCGCAAGCTGGATAAAGGCAACCTCTTTACCGCCGCAGAAGAAACCGTGATCGAGTTTGAAGAAGCAGCGGAGCCGTCTCCGTCCCTGCTGGCGCGAATCTCGGCGATGTTCTCTGCGAAAAAGAAAACCGACGGCGAGCAGTTCGCCGACGTCAGCGCGGCAGTAACGGCCGTCGCCGAGCAGGTGCAGCTGAACGCGGAGAGTCAGGCGCAGGAGCTGTCGGCGCTGGAGCAGTCCGTCAGCGCACGCCTTGAGGCTATCGAGCAGCAGGCCGGGGAAGACCGCGCCGCTTTCGCTGCGCTGCAGGGCCAGCTTTCGCAGACCGATGGCAGCTTTAACCGCCGCCCGGCGGCAACCGGCAGCGATCCGAAGTCCGGCGCGCAGACCGACTGCTAA
- a CDS encoding phage major capsid protein, P2 family, translated as MRKNTRFKFNQFMTRLAELNGVETDDMNKKFTVEPSVTQTLMNRVQESSDFLTRINIVPVSEMKGEKIGIGVSGSIASVTDTAGGDERETADFAALDKQGYECVQVNYDFHIRYNTLDLWARYEDFQARLRDAIVKRQALDRIMIGFNGVTRAKTSNRAKFPMLQDVAVGWLQKYRNDAPARVMSKITEEDGTVVSEKIRVGKNGDYASLDALVMDATNTLIEPWYQEDPELVVIVGRQLLADKYFPIVNQSQANTEQLAADVIISQKRIGGLPAVRVPYFPADAMFITRTDNLSIYFQEGTHRRLIDEVPKRDRIENYESINEDYVIEDYAAGCLVENIEVGEYAAPAATTQEAAAESGSADGTEKTEA; from the coding sequence ATGCGCAAGAATACCCGCTTTAAGTTTAACCAGTTTATGACCCGCCTCGCCGAGCTGAACGGCGTCGAAACCGACGACATGAACAAGAAATTTACCGTTGAGCCGTCGGTCACGCAGACGCTGATGAACCGCGTGCAGGAGTCTTCCGATTTCCTGACCCGCATCAACATCGTGCCGGTGTCCGAAATGAAGGGCGAGAAAATCGGGATCGGCGTATCCGGCTCGATTGCCAGCGTGACCGACACGGCAGGCGGCGACGAGCGCGAAACCGCTGATTTCGCCGCGCTGGATAAGCAGGGTTATGAGTGTGTGCAGGTCAACTACGATTTCCACATCCGCTATAACACCCTCGACCTGTGGGCGCGCTATGAAGATTTTCAGGCCCGTCTGCGTGACGCCATCGTGAAGCGCCAGGCACTTGACCGCATCATGATCGGCTTCAACGGCGTGACCCGTGCCAAAACCTCGAACCGCGCCAAATTCCCGATGCTGCAGGACGTGGCCGTAGGCTGGCTGCAGAAGTACCGCAACGATGCCCCGGCGCGCGTGATGAGCAAAATCACCGAGGAAGACGGCACCGTCGTCTCTGAAAAAATCCGCGTCGGCAAAAACGGCGACTATGCCAGCCTCGATGCGCTGGTGATGGATGCCACTAACACCCTGATCGAGCCGTGGTATCAGGAAGACCCGGAGCTGGTTGTTATCGTGGGCCGTCAGCTGCTGGCTGATAAATACTTCCCGATCGTCAACCAGTCGCAGGCCAACACCGAGCAGCTGGCCGCTGACGTCATTATCAGTCAGAAACGCATCGGCGGTCTGCCAGCGGTGCGCGTGCCGTACTTCCCGGCCGACGCCATGTTTATCACCCGCACCGATAACCTGTCGATTTACTTCCAGGAAGGCACGCATCGCCGCCTGATTGACGAGGTGCCGAAGCGCGACCGCATCGAAAACTATGAGTCAATCAACGAGGACTACGTGATCGAGGATTACGCGGCCGGTTGCCTGGTTGAAAACATCGAAGTCGGCGAGTACGCGGCACCTGCTGCCACCACACAGGAAGCAGCGGCAGAAAGCGGCAGCGCTGACGGCACCGAAAAAACGGAGGCGTAA
- a CDS encoding terminase endonuclease subunit translates to MLSPARRHRMRQQAIEASQNADNPLRHASGYEQMLIKLNDDKRRLKKVHSNERKAEMKRQLLPEYLPWVSGVLEKGKGAQDAVLMTVMIWRLDAGDVPGALEIARYALKHGLVSPDGFKRASLPYLLAEEVASAATRAWTAKAPVDVDPLLATIAMTESEDMPDQVRAKLHKITGYVLRDAGRASEAMTHLARAHQLHDGCGVKKDIERLGTAMKKEAIARR, encoded by the coding sequence ATGTTAAGTCCTGCCCGACGTCACCGCATGCGCCAGCAGGCTATCGAAGCCTCGCAGAACGCCGACAACCCGCTGCGCCACGCCAGCGGCTATGAGCAGATGCTCATCAAGCTGAACGACGACAAGCGCCGCCTGAAGAAAGTGCACTCTAACGAGCGCAAGGCGGAAATGAAGCGTCAGCTGCTGCCTGAGTACCTGCCGTGGGTGTCCGGCGTGCTGGAGAAAGGCAAAGGCGCACAGGATGCCGTACTGATGACCGTCATGATCTGGCGGCTCGATGCGGGCGACGTGCCCGGCGCGCTGGAGATTGCCCGGTACGCGCTGAAGCATGGCCTTGTATCGCCTGACGGCTTTAAGCGCGCCAGCCTGCCTTATCTGCTGGCCGAGGAAGTCGCCAGCGCGGCAACGCGCGCCTGGACGGCAAAAGCGCCGGTCGATGTTGACCCGCTGCTGGCAACCATTGCGATGACGGAATCTGAAGACATGCCCGACCAGGTGCGCGCCAAGCTGCACAAGATAACCGGGTATGTGCTTCGCGATGCGGGCAGGGCTTCGGAGGCGATGACCCACCTTGCAAGAGCGCATCAGCTGCACGACGGCTGCGGCGTCAAAAAAGACATTGAGCGGCTGGGAACGGCGATGAAAAAAGAAGCTATCGCCCGCCGCTGA
- a CDS encoding head completion/stabilization protein — protein MNNTVVIPAPRPADAAEPPVKNTFFWPDVDLQQLRDSLRYEGTVTAQRLRLAVKTAISEVNAELYDWRAAQMAAGFKTLADVSAESLDGESEKVTAYLAAVGALTAATIAERYRGYDASGTKKAGEIEASADEYWRDARFSISRIAGKPGCIVDLL, from the coding sequence ATGAATAACACGGTTGTTATCCCCGCCCCGCGACCGGCAGACGCTGCCGAGCCGCCGGTAAAGAATACGTTTTTCTGGCCTGACGTTGACCTGCAGCAGCTGCGCGATTCGCTGCGCTATGAGGGAACGGTCACGGCGCAGCGCCTGCGCCTGGCCGTGAAAACGGCGATTTCAGAAGTAAACGCCGAGCTGTACGACTGGCGCGCCGCGCAGATGGCGGCGGGCTTTAAGACGCTGGCCGACGTGTCTGCGGAATCGCTGGACGGCGAGAGCGAAAAGGTTACGGCCTACCTCGCCGCCGTCGGCGCGCTGACCGCCGCCACCATCGCTGAACGCTATCGCGGCTATGACGCCAGCGGCACAAAAAAGGCGGGCGAAATCGAGGCCAGCGCTGACGAGTACTGGCGCGACGCGCGGTTTAGTATCAGCCGCATCGCCGGTAAGCCCGGCTGCATTGTGGATCTGCTCTGA
- a CDS encoding tail protein X gives MNVYAQQGDTVDEICHRYYGRTGHAVELVYAANPGLAESGPVLPHGCEVTLPDLPESSAGETVNLWD, from the coding sequence ATGAACGTTTACGCGCAGCAGGGCGATACCGTTGACGAAATCTGCCATCGCTATTACGGGCGAACCGGGCACGCCGTTGAGCTGGTTTACGCGGCCAATCCGGGCCTCGCCGAAAGCGGGCCGGTACTGCCGCACGGCTGCGAGGTGACGCTGCCTGATCTGCCGGAATCTTCAGCGGGCGAAACCGTCAACCTGTGGGACTAA
- a CDS encoding HP1 family phage holin — translation MEKISSVINYLIGLILMWFGRHTPQDIAFMVGSGVAVITLITNVATFFINWHYRRKTYELQRLRGVNLEPDR, via the coding sequence ATGGAAAAAATCAGCTCTGTGATCAATTACCTGATTGGCCTCATCCTGATGTGGTTCGGCCGTCATACGCCGCAGGATATCGCCTTTATGGTCGGTTCGGGCGTGGCCGTTATCACGCTCATTACTAACGTGGCGACGTTCTTTATCAACTGGCACTACCGCCGCAAAACCTATGAGCTGCAGCGCCTGCGGGGGGTGAACCTTGAGCCAGACCGTTAA
- a CDS encoding lysozyme, with product MSQTVKRCAVVAVLAIAALLPQFKTLKTSEAGLALIANAEGCRTSPYQCSAGVWTNGIGHTEGVTPQSQVSERQAAVNLVYDVMRVERGIDACMSAEMPQPIYDTAVSFAFNVGVRAACSSTFARYIRLQHWPDACNELRRWVFVKGVRNRGLENRRANETAYCLRGVS from the coding sequence TTGAGCCAGACCGTTAAACGCTGCGCCGTGGTGGCCGTGCTGGCGATTGCTGCGCTGCTGCCACAGTTTAAAACCCTGAAAACGTCCGAGGCCGGGCTTGCGCTTATCGCCAACGCTGAGGGGTGCCGCACCTCGCCCTATCAGTGCAGCGCCGGAGTCTGGACTAACGGCATTGGTCACACCGAAGGCGTGACGCCACAAAGCCAGGTCAGCGAGCGGCAGGCGGCGGTTAATCTGGTGTATGACGTGATGCGCGTGGAGCGCGGGATCGATGCCTGTATGTCGGCTGAGATGCCACAGCCGATTTATGACACGGCCGTTTCATTCGCCTTTAACGTCGGCGTACGCGCGGCCTGCAGCTCGACCTTCGCCCGTTACATCAGGCTGCAGCACTGGCCTGATGCCTGTAACGAGCTGCGGCGCTGGGTGTTCGTTAAGGGCGTGAGAAATCGCGGGCTGGAGAACCGCCGCGCGAATGAGACAGCCTACTGCCTGCGGGGTGTGTCATGA
- the lysB gene encoding Rz-like lysis system protein LysB (The gene for this Rz-like phage lysis system protein may overlap extensively with the gene for the other spanin subunit, the Rz1-like protein in the outer membrane.), with translation MTRLIAALLAVALLALGVTGWQWKLAKDDLTSAQRIIGTLSAGIESRDKAIARLDADARASQKREAELRLMQGRASTAALNREMTIQRETDANPILRDWSAAALPDDVIRLHTRPAFSSARDYLDWVSARDKLSGAGKQP, from the coding sequence ATGACGCGCCTGATTGCCGCTTTGCTGGCCGTGGCGCTGCTGGCGCTGGGCGTGACCGGCTGGCAGTGGAAACTCGCGAAAGATGACCTGACCAGCGCGCAGCGCATTATCGGCACGCTGTCGGCCGGTATCGAAAGCCGCGACAAAGCGATAGCCAGGCTGGATGCGGATGCAAGGGCAAGCCAGAAGCGCGAGGCCGAGCTGCGGCTGATGCAGGGGCGCGCCAGCACGGCCGCGCTTAACCGTGAAATGACCATACAGAGAGAAACCGATGCGAATCCGATACTGCGTGACTGGTCTGCTGCTGCTCTGCCTGACGATGTTATCCGGTTGCACACCCGCCCGGCCTTCAGCAGCGCCAGAGATTATCTGGACTGGGTGTCCGCGCGTGACAAGCTGTCCGGTGCCGGGAAACAGCCTTAA
- the lysC gene encoding Rz1-like lysis system protein LysC (LysC is an Rz1-like component of a phage lytic system, substantially overlapping although not fully embedded in the gene for the Rz-like LysB component.): MLSGCTPARPSAAPEIIWTGCPRVTSCPVPGNSLKTAGDLAADNRQLEAALAACGLQVEIIKDCQEQHDAETTTAAPGTDRQRAGAAAKP; this comes from the coding sequence ATGTTATCCGGTTGCACACCCGCCCGGCCTTCAGCAGCGCCAGAGATTATCTGGACTGGGTGTCCGCGCGTGACAAGCTGTCCGGTGCCGGGAAACAGCCTTAAAACGGCGGGCGATCTGGCGGCGGATAATCGACAGCTTGAGGCCGCGCTCGCCGCCTGCGGGCTGCAGGTCGAAATCATCAAAGACTGCCAGGAACAACACGATGCTGAAACCACAACAGCTGCGCCAGGCACTGACCGACAGCGTGCCGGAGCTGCAGCGAAACCCTGA
- a CDS encoding phage tail protein, protein MLKPQQLRQALTDSVPELQRNPDALNVFIDSGRIVSTLASSLSFEYQYRLNMVITDYAGNIDLLIVPLLAWLRTNEPDIMATEEKRRTGFTFQADVISDTASDISIELQLSERVIVKQADDGLHVTHVGENPLPENDARPVQLYVHGELVSEWQT, encoded by the coding sequence ATGCTGAAACCACAACAGCTGCGCCAGGCACTGACCGACAGCGTGCCGGAGCTGCAGCGAAACCCTGACGCGCTGAACGTGTTTATCGACAGCGGGCGCATCGTCTCGACGCTTGCCAGCTCGCTGTCGTTTGAATACCAGTACCGGCTTAACATGGTTATCACCGATTACGCCGGGAATATCGATCTGCTGATCGTGCCGCTGCTGGCATGGCTGCGAACGAATGAACCCGACATTATGGCAACCGAAGAAAAGCGCCGCACGGGCTTTACCTTCCAGGCGGATGTGATCAGCGACACGGCCAGCGATATCAGTATCGAGCTGCAGCTGAGCGAGCGCGTGATTGTGAAACAGGCCGACGACGGGCTGCATGTGACCCACGTCGGCGAGAACCCGCTGCCGGAGAATGACGCCCGGCCGGTGCAGCTTTATGTTCACGGTGAGCTGGTCAGCGAGTGGCAGACATGA
- a CDS encoding phage virion morphogenesis protein: protein MSGLQLVNDRLEALISSLSAPARKEMARTIGRRLRTSQQQNIKRQQAPDGTPFKPRKTQPVRSKKGRIQREMFAKLRTAKYMKMQASPNEAVIEFAGNVQRMARVHHYGLRDRPSRKGKEVQYEARPLLGISERDMELLQNEILKRLGG, encoded by the coding sequence ATGAGCGGGCTGCAGCTGGTAAATGACCGGCTGGAGGCGCTTATCAGCAGTCTGTCAGCCCCCGCACGAAAAGAGATGGCGCGAACCATTGGCCGCAGGCTGCGCACGAGTCAGCAGCAGAATATTAAGCGCCAGCAGGCCCCAGACGGTACGCCGTTTAAGCCCCGCAAAACGCAGCCGGTGCGCAGCAAAAAGGGCCGGATACAGCGCGAGATGTTCGCAAAGCTGCGCACGGCTAAATACATGAAGATGCAGGCCAGCCCCAATGAAGCCGTGATCGAGTTTGCGGGTAACGTGCAGCGCATGGCCCGCGTGCATCATTACGGGCTGCGTGACCGGCCGTCACGGAAAGGTAAAGAAGTTCAGTATGAGGCGCGCCCATTATTGGGGATTAGTGAGCGCGATATGGAGTTGCTGCAAAATGAAATACTCAAACGGCTAGGCGGTTAA
- a CDS encoding phage baseplate assembly protein V produces MNEQLAEIQRLLRNLIRIGTVSAVNLDGGLCRVDTGKNTTGWLHWLSARAGKTRSWNAPSVGEQVLILCLGGELDTGFVLPGIFSDDNPAPSASADALHWSFPDGAVIEYEPENGALTATGIQTATIKAAVKILFDSPEVECTTLLKTAQLEVTKGGTMKGDVTHTGGDLSSNGKVLHKHKHPGDSGGQTGEPI; encoded by the coding sequence ATGAATGAACAACTCGCAGAAATTCAGCGCCTGCTGCGCAACCTGATCCGCATCGGAACCGTGTCGGCCGTCAACCTTGACGGCGGGCTGTGCCGTGTCGATACGGGAAAAAATACGACCGGCTGGCTGCACTGGCTGAGCGCCCGCGCGGGTAAAACCCGCTCCTGGAATGCGCCGTCAGTGGGTGAGCAGGTGCTTATTCTTTGCCTCGGCGGCGAACTCGATACCGGCTTTGTACTGCCGGGCATTTTCTCGGATGACAATCCGGCTCCGTCTGCCTCGGCCGATGCACTGCACTGGTCATTTCCCGATGGCGCGGTGATTGAGTACGAGCCAGAAAATGGCGCGCTGACTGCAACCGGCATACAGACGGCAACCATCAAAGCGGCGGTAAAAATCCTGTTCGACTCGCCGGAAGTGGAATGCACAACGCTGCTTAAAACAGCGCAGCTGGAAGTCACTAAGGGCGGCACGATGAAAGGCGACGTGACGCATACCGGCGGCGACCTTTCCTCAAACGGCAAGGTACTGCACAAGCATAAGCACCCTGGCGACAGCGGCGGCCAGACGGGGGAACCGATATGA
- a CDS encoding GPW/gp25 family protein, with translation MTTAKYIGMNRETGAALTDLDHIRQSVRDILLTPVGTRVMRRQYGSLLSALIGQPQNEALRLQIMSACYLAILKWEPRVKLTAISFESYFNGAMVVELSGNRTDSAQPFSLTVPVS, from the coding sequence ATGACAACCGCAAAATATATCGGCATGAACCGGGAAACCGGCGCCGCGCTGACCGATCTCGATCATATCCGGCAGTCAGTGCGCGACATTCTGCTGACTCCTGTCGGCACCAGGGTGATGCGTCGCCAGTATGGCTCGCTTTTATCCGCTCTGATTGGCCAGCCTCAAAATGAGGCGCTGCGCCTGCAGATTATGTCGGCCTGCTATCTGGCGATCCTGAAGTGGGAGCCGCGGGTAAAGCTGACAGCCATCAGCTTTGAGTCGTATTTCAATGGCGCAATGGTGGTTGAGCTGTCCGGCAACCGCACCGACAGCGCGCAGCCTTTTTCCTTAACCGTTCCTGTGAGCTGA
- a CDS encoding baseplate assembly protein, whose protein sequence is MATIDLSQLPAPDVVDSLDYETLLAERKATLISLYPADQQEAVARTLTLESEPIVKLLQENSYRELILRQRINEAAKAVMVAYALDSDLDQLGANNGVTRLTITPADDTTIPPTDAVMESNDDFRLRIASAFEGMSVAGPTGAYEYHARSADGRVADASAISPSPAVVTVTVLAREGNGAATDDLLAVVNAALNDEDVRPVADRVSVQSAKIVNYEIEAELYLYPGPEAEPIRAASEAKLAAYISSQKRLGRDIRLSALYAAMHVEGVQRVSLIKPSADVVLDKTQAAYCTGYTLTVGGSDE, encoded by the coding sequence ATGGCAACTATCGACCTGAGCCAGCTGCCCGCGCCTGATGTGGTGGATTCGCTGGACTATGAAACCCTGCTGGCCGAGCGCAAGGCGACACTGATTTCCCTTTACCCGGCTGATCAGCAGGAGGCCGTCGCCCGCACGCTGACGCTTGAATCAGAACCCATCGTTAAGCTGCTGCAGGAGAATTCCTATCGAGAGCTGATCCTGCGCCAGCGCATTAACGAGGCAGCAAAGGCTGTCATGGTTGCCTATGCACTGGACAGCGACCTTGACCAGCTCGGCGCGAACAATGGCGTAACACGCCTGACCATTACCCCGGCCGACGATACGACCATCCCGCCGACCGATGCCGTTATGGAAAGTAACGACGATTTCCGGCTGCGCATCGCCTCAGCCTTTGAGGGGATGAGCGTGGCCGGGCCGACCGGCGCGTATGAGTATCACGCCAGAAGCGCCGACGGCCGGGTAGCGGATGCGTCAGCTATCAGCCCGTCACCAGCCGTTGTCACTGTGACTGTGCTCGCCCGCGAGGGCAACGGCGCAGCGACAGACGATCTGCTGGCCGTGGTTAACGCTGCGCTCAATGATGAGGATGTACGCCCGGTTGCCGACCGGGTAAGCGTGCAGTCAGCGAAGATTGTTAATTACGAAATCGAGGCCGAGCTGTACCTCTATCCGGGGCCGGAGGCTGAGCCAATCCGCGCCGCCTCTGAGGCAAAGCTCGCCGCCTACATCAGCTCGCAGAAGCGTCTCGGCCGTGACATTCGCCTGTCTGCACTGTATGCCGCCATGCACGTTGAGGGCGTGCAGCGAGTCAGCCTGATTAAGCCGTCGGCTGACGTGGTGCTCGACAAAACGCAGGCCGCTTACTGCACTGGCTACACGCTGACCGTAGGAGGCTCGGATGAGTGA
- a CDS encoding phage tail protein I produces the protein MSDRLLPTGSSALEVAAAEALASPGAMSVPLRQLWNPQSCPVELLPYLAWAWSVDRWDSAWPESTKRAVVAASQYVHRHKGTIGAIRRVVEPLGYLIRIIEWWKTNEAPGTFRLDVGVLDTGITEEMYNELERLIADAKPCSRHLIGLSINLDANGTLPVAVASYSGDELTIYPYTPELISVGGPGYSGVAVHLIDLTEVSA, from the coding sequence ATGAGTGATCGCCTGCTGCCGACCGGATCATCAGCGCTTGAGGTTGCCGCCGCTGAGGCGCTGGCAAGCCCCGGCGCTATGAGCGTGCCGCTGCGGCAGTTATGGAATCCGCAATCCTGCCCGGTGGAGCTTCTGCCATATCTGGCGTGGGCGTGGTCAGTTGACCGCTGGGATTCAGCCTGGCCGGAATCGACAAAGCGCGCCGTTGTTGCTGCCTCGCAGTACGTGCACCGGCACAAGGGAACGATAGGCGCTATCCGCCGCGTCGTTGAGCCGCTGGGCTATCTCATCAGAATTATTGAGTGGTGGAAAACCAACGAAGCGCCAGGCACGTTCCGGCTTGATGTAGGCGTGCTGGATACCGGCATTACGGAGGAAATGTATAACGAGCTGGAGCGCCTGATAGCTGACGCGAAGCCCTGCAGCCGTCACCTTATCGGGCTGTCTATCAATCTGGACGCTAACGGCACGCTGCCGGTAGCCGTTGCCAGCTACAGCGGCGACGAGCTGACCATTTATCCCTATACCCCTGAACTTATCAGCGTCGGCGGGCCGGGTTATTCCGGCGTGGCGGTGCATCTTATTGACCTGACGGAAGTGAGCGCATGA
- a CDS encoding phage tail protein has product MTTKYFALLTNQGAAKLANAAALGTKVNITSLGVGDGGGTLPTPDAAQTKLIGEKRRAQLNSLTVDAANSSQIIAEQIIPESEGGFWIREIGLYDADGVLIAVANCPETYKPQLAEGSGRTQTVRMILIVNSTTAITLKIDPSVVLATRKYVDDAVIEVKAYADSVMKNHTDAKNPHSQYLQIASALAEIKDAGLVADVLKNLGLGEGAPVIGSPFPWPHAKMPNELFDSMAGMVFLKSNGATFSGTLYPKLALAYPGLKLADLRGEFIRGWDDGRGADSGRELLSTQGHALQQHTHTVVMPLRVADSDRGSLDSAYSVDNTQTVTTSGASGSTATETRPRNVAFNYIVRAA; this is encoded by the coding sequence ATGACGACAAAATATTTTGCCCTGCTGACCAATCAGGGCGCGGCTAAGCTGGCGAACGCCGCCGCGCTCGGCACGAAAGTGAATATCACATCATTAGGCGTCGGAGATGGTGGCGGCACGCTGCCGACGCCTGACGCCGCACAGACAAAGCTCATCGGCGAGAAGCGCCGCGCGCAGCTTAATTCGCTGACCGTTGACGCGGCAAACAGCAGCCAGATTATCGCGGAGCAGATTATTCCCGAAAGTGAGGGCGGTTTCTGGATTCGCGAAATCGGCCTGTACGATGCCGACGGCGTGCTGATTGCCGTTGCTAACTGCCCGGAAACCTATAAGCCGCAGCTGGCCGAAGGCAGCGGCCGGACGCAGACCGTGCGCATGATTTTAATCGTGAACAGCACAACGGCCATCACGCTGAAAATTGATCCATCAGTCGTGCTGGCAACGCGCAAGTACGTTGATGACGCGGTGATCGAGGTGAAGGCTTACGCTGACAGTGTAATGAAAAATCACACCGACGCTAAAAACCCACACAGCCAGTACCTGCAAATCGCAAGCGCCCTGGCAGAAATCAAAGACGCCGGGCTGGTTGCTGACGTTCTCAAAAACCTCGGTTTAGGCGAAGGCGCGCCGGTCATAGGGTCACCTTTCCCCTGGCCTCACGCCAAAATGCCTAATGAGCTGTTTGATTCAATGGCTGGCATGGTCTTTCTGAAAAGTAACGGGGCGACATTCAGCGGCACGTTATATCCAAAGCTGGCGCTGGCTTATCCGGGCCTGAAACTTGCTGACCTGCGCGGCGAATTTATCAGGGGCTGGGATGACGGTCGCGGAGCAGACAGCGGGCGCGAGCTACTGAGCACACAGGGGCACGCCCTTCAGCAGCACACTCACACAGTCGTAATGCCGCTTCGGGTGGCAGACAGTGATCGCGGTAGTCTGGATTCAGCTTACAGCGTTGATAATACGCAGACGGTGACAACAAGCGGGGCATCTGGCAGCACCGCAACCGAAACCCGCCCGCGCAACGTGGCGTTTAATTACATCGTGAGGGCAGCGTAA
- a CDS encoding tail fiber assembly protein, giving the protein MALYLNGSWQVIADHRGETVYSVNDGSAVLISAPGEYPADTTPLKPATTWDKWDGEKWLTDTDAQRNAVVSKAASEKSAMINEANGVTQAWQTQLLLGIITEEDKASLTAWMKYIQAVQAVNVTDAPDIIWPPKP; this is encoded by the coding sequence GTGGCGCTTTATCTTAATGGCAGCTGGCAGGTCATTGCCGATCATCGCGGTGAAACGGTTTATTCAGTTAATGACGGCTCAGCAGTATTAATCAGCGCACCGGGCGAATACCCGGCGGACACAACGCCGCTCAAACCTGCAACCACCTGGGATAAATGGGATGGTGAAAAATGGTTAACTGACACCGACGCGCAGCGGAACGCAGTGGTGAGTAAGGCCGCCAGTGAAAAATCAGCGATGATCAATGAGGCAAACGGCGTCACTCAGGCATGGCAGACTCAGCTGCTGCTTGGGATTATTACGGAAGAAGATAAAGCCTCGCTCACGGCATGGATGAAATATATTCAGGCAGTACAGGCGGTTAATGTTACTGATGCGCCCGATATTATCTGGCCGCCAAAACCTTAA
- a CDS encoding tail fiber assembly protein yields MKKYSPSTNAFYDTSINLVIPDDAVKITDKKWSDLLSGQAEGKLIACGADMLPCLTEPPPPTAEELISQAEDKRSRLRAEADAAIQPLQDASDLGIATDDEASQLVAWRKYRVMLMRINVEDTVSIAWPEVPV; encoded by the coding sequence ATGAAAAAATATTCACCTTCTACAAATGCTTTTTACGATACCAGCATCAATCTGGTTATCCCTGATGATGCCGTAAAAATCACTGATAAAAAATGGTCTGATTTGCTTTCCGGACAGGCTGAAGGAAAGCTGATTGCCTGCGGTGCTGACATGCTTCCGTGCCTGACTGAGCCGCCGCCGCCTACAGCAGAGGAGCTAATCAGCCAGGCAGAAGACAAACGCAGCAGATTGAGGGCTGAAGCCGACGCGGCTATACAGCCCCTGCAGGATGCGAGCGATTTAGGGATAGCAACAGATGATGAAGCAAGCCAGCTTGTCGCCTGGAGAAAATATCGAGTCATGCTGATGCGCATAAATGTGGAGGATACCGTAAGCATCGCATGGCCTGAAGTGCCAGTGTAA